GAGAGCAATCAAGTCGTTGAAGAGACGATGTCGCACGTGTGAAACTCACACAAATTAGACGGCGAAGATATAATGAATTATCAACAAATTTTCAGAGATCAGAGACCTTTTCGTGCTCGGAGTTCTTCGAATTGGGGATTTTTCGGGAGCTCTGAAACAGAAAAGTCAGTGAGATAGAGCTCAACTTGGAGGAGAAGTTTAATTGTATTGTTTGATTGAATCTTTCAGAATAAGCCAAAAGCGTATATATATAAACTGTTTGTGAACCGGTTTGGTTCTAATAAACtgaaattcataaataaaatcTCTGAACCGGAATGAACCATAATTCCTGTCACAAGATCGCTAGATTTTGGAGAATTTTTAATCTCGATTTTGCGATTAGTaaacaaaaatatgttaaataacATTTACCTTATCTTTATTACAAGTCTGaattcatacatatatattactgAATAAAATATCAGTAAATATTTGTTATTCGTTTcaatttgaaccaaaaaattcGGATAGTAActttacgaaacaaatcaaataccaaTATGCAATATTtgtgaaaatgaaataaataacaaatactaatatttttaagaatggATAACCGATTCGATccgttatatacatatatatacatatatttaaaaaaatttacatataaatattatattttatagaatttattcaaaaaatatattatattttatataagttttacaataatttatttattaaagtagtttataagattttaaaagcaaacaattttaaattttgtagtaaaatattattatttctaatattttgttatttttatttatttattagtttttattttattagtacaGATCAAATCGAATATccagttaaaaaataaaaattttggatattcaaAATACCGAATATATGGATGACTATGAATCGAATTGGTGCAGGTAATTGGTTATTCGAATAAAACGAATGGATCGCAAATACTTCGAAAAATCTGGATATACGGTGTGTgcatatatttgttatttatctGATATAATTTACGAATTTTCACCCTTGTAGTTTTGCTTTGTTTATTTTTACAGCTATCAACTTATTTTTCTGTTCTAATTACATAATCATATACCAAGCTCAAACCGGAAACGTATCGAAACCCGTTTTACCGTTGGTACGTACAGTCTTCACAAGCAGCAGGAGTACAGTAGCAGTGCGAATTCCGAAGCATGTGTAACATAAATGCTTATCTTGTAACACAAGTAATGAAAAACCTACGGATCATATTCAGCTGTAGAGGCTCATGGACTTCAGATTCTCTGCGATCTCTGTCTCCAACTCATCTCCCCTCTCAAGAACCTTCTCTCTCACCTGCTGCGACCAACAAATTGAAACATCATCAAGTTCAGAATGTCgtcttttaatttaaataaattaaatatcatGAGAAGTTATCATCTAGGTCTCTGATGTACGTACCATCGTGGTCTCAGCAAAAACTTCAGGAGCGAGTGTAGTCATTGTTCCAGGCGAAGAGGAATTAGCATTTTGTTGAATCTGACCGTAGTTATTCAATTTTTTGGCCCTTATTAAGCTAGCCAAGCGAGAAGTAAGGGTCGACGGGTTTAGGTAATCCTCCTGTAGATTTTGTAGTTATGAAGTGTCAAAAACGAAAGATCTTTTAAAGTGAGGACATGGGACACCATATGTTTATAAGCTTCAGCCTATCTTGTTTTGGCATTCCTAAGTAAATCAATTAGATCAATGGGATCTGTTAGAATTATTCCACCCACATGAAgtaaccattaaaaaaaaagtatcaagGCTTACACAAGCTTTCGCATGTACTCTCTTGAGTTTCAACATATCTGAAGTGGATACTGAGTCATTTGATGCTAAAGGAGCTTTCTCCACCGTAGTGTTTTCGATTTTTAAACCAGACAGGGCATGTACATTAGCTTGTTGCTCAAGGTAGGTGTTGGCTGGCATGCGCTGAGGATCTCTGTCTTTGTGATCATTCCGTAGATTCTTGCAGGTCCGTGCAATACTTAGAAACAGGAGCCGTCTCTGTTGTTTCCGGAAGTTGAGAGCCCTTTCTGTTGATTTTggagccaccaccaccaccaccaccaacccAAATCGAGATAGATCTCTGAACTGAAACAATAAAGAGTTACCAGTGGTTACGATGAACTATTCTCCAAAACGCACaagactatatatatgttgcACGCCTAAAACTCATGGCAAAGTCAAACTAGGATGAGAAATCGTGGAAAGATATGAATACTTTTTCTTTGGTTTGTACCAACACTGATTGAATCAGTCTTACTTTTTCAGGTTCTACGTTTCTGGTATGATGTGAACCATAGCGTATGTAACCATCCAGCtgtagacaaaaaaataataataataatcagaatgtcatttaatgaaataactagattttgacccgtgcaaccgcacgggtgtttggttttatttttctatacataaattattattttagaacataagtggtatatatttttaatgttaatcatatacttaaatatttata
The sequence above is drawn from the Brassica napus cultivar Da-Ae chromosome A8, Da-Ae, whole genome shotgun sequence genome and encodes:
- the LOC125576970 gene encoding histone acetyltransferase HAC1-like, whose protein sequence is MPANTYLEQQANVHALSGLKIENTTVEKAPLASNDSVSTSDMLKLKRVHAKACEDYLNPSTLTSRLASLIRAKKLNNYGQIQQNANSSSPGTMTTLAPEVFAETTMVREKVLERGDELETEIAENLKSMSLYS